tgacgcttctcatctctctgttcctgtctatccctctctctgactctccctctctctctctctccttctgtctcaaaaaaaaaaaaaaaagaaaaagaaaaaaatatgcccaATGCCCATTTCCTATTCATCTGTTTGAGTGAAAGTTTAGTTCCTTAATTTAACAAGTTCAGGTTTTTTTAATCTAAGGCCCCATCTGCTGGCACCTGTCTCTGCCATTCTCCGTGGGCCCCTGCATCTCAGTGTCTGCTCTTGTTCTCTGCAAATTGTCACCATCAACCCACCTCCCCCAAGCCCAGCTCACCTTGTCTGTGTCCCCTCGTCCCTCGGAGCTGCTGCTGCCCTCTCTCTTGTCAGACGTTGCAGCCAGCCcagtgggagtgggaggggtagagCCACAGCCCCCCAGGGGAAGGCTGCCAGGGAGCAGATAGCTGGAGGGACCAGGGGGCAGACCCAGGGAAGTAGGCACAGGAGCTGGTGTCACCCCTAGACTGGAGGGAGGCTTTCGGTGGCTGAGGATCTGTAGAAGAGGTTGGAGAATAAACAAAGAGAggtggaagggaagaggaaacatGTATCCCCAATAACCCCTACCCTGATTTTCCGAGTCCCAAAGGCAACAAACTCCACCTCTGGCCAATAACTTTCCCCGAGGGTCTGCTGGAAGTTTAGTTTCTCTCCTAACCCAAGGTGGGGGACAAGAGAAGGGGCCGTGGGGACTATTTCCCCTGGGGAGCCCACCTGGTTGGTGGCCTGGATCAGCTCCTGGGCCTTTGCTCGGCTTGCCAGATTGGCTTCTTCCATCTTGAAGAGAAGTGCAGTCACTGCAAGAGACAGAGTTGACGACAGGTAGAGCAGGGTTTGATGGGAGATGAGACTGTGAACCTAGCCCCTCCACCTGCTGCCacctcctgccccagggccccGGACAGGCCTGAAGGCCCAGGTTCAGAACTAAGAAAAGGGGACCTGGGCCACGGAAGAACCACCCCACATCCCCCATGTTCTTGGGACTCAATGTGTGCGTGTTGCGGGGGGCGGGGTCGCTCAGTGACAAGGTAGTAGCCAAGTGAGACTGTAtctcctctctcccacctctgTGACCTAGCACATCCCCTAAGGGACACTGCTCCCTGCTCATCCTTCTTTCTGATCACTCCACCAATTCTATACCAGTCCACCTCTAAGAGGACTCCAGGACACGTCCCCCTCCTCCAGCATGTACTGTCGCTGGCCACCCTTTGCCCATctgctctgctttctttcttcacACTCAAAGATCTAGAAGCCTCCTGGGTAGACCCTGATCAGCACTCGCCCACCTGTGGCCCTCCAGTCCAGATCACTATACAACCCCCCTTTCCAAGGCATCCCCACTGCTTCCAAGTCTGTCCCTATATGACCTCATCTTCCCTGATCCTTTCTGGCTGCCTCAGACTGCCCTGCCCCCTTTTCCAGGGACACTCACAGGCCAGGACGCCACTGGTAGTGCAGTCCACACCAGCAGGCAGGTTCCAGGGCATGGGTGGGGGCAGCGTGGGCAGCTGGGAGACACGGGTGGCTGGCCCATCCTCTGCCCCTGAGTCACCAGCTGTGGATCCTGCACTAGGGGCCATGCTTGGGGCAGCAGCGGCCGTGCTGGTGGCCGTGGTGGTGGCAGGCTgctgctcttcttcctcctcctcttcttcctcctcctcttcctcctcttcctcttcctctgccccaCCTCGGACCCCAGCCTCCTCAGTGGACTCTTCAGGCAAGAAGGAGACCTCAGGGGTCTTACAGCTGCTATCCACAGTCTGCGAGTCCGGTGTGAGGGCAGGGGGCGGAGGGGCTGccttggggggtggggtgctggGCGCCTTGGCTGCCCGCTCTTCCCCAGACCAGGAAGTTTCCTCGGCCCCCTTGGTTCCGGCCGCCTGGCTACAGCTATCCGCCTTGGATTTCTTCAGAGTTACAGGGCCCCCAGAGCCCCCGCTGCTGCCCCCACTGCGGATCTTTTTCCTGGTCTTGGATGGCTTGGTCTTTCCCTTGGTCCCCTTGGCCTTCTTGGCCCCAGCCTTGGCCTTAACCTTGGTCTTTTTGGGCTTGGTGCTGCCGGGAGCTGCTTTGGCCACCTCAGCAGGGGCCCGCTCATCAGGCTTGAGGAAGGGGGAGCGGCTCTCCCGATCGCGgctgaacttgactccaatggagcCCAGGCTGGCCGATGTGGCCTCCTTGGCTGGCGTGGTGCTGCTGACACCTTCCCGGATCAGCACTGCCACCTTGGACTGCAGCTTCACCTTCCGGGAGGAAGAGGACGACGACGAGGATGAGGAGCCTGAGCCGCTGCTGACTGGTGGCTTGGGCGGGGGTCCTGAGGAAGGAACCAGCTCCTTGGGAGGCCGGGCCTTCTTGGATGACCTGTCCCTGTCCCGATCTCTGTCCCGGTCCCGCTCCCCCCCATCCAGCGCCTTCCGCCGTGATCCCTtctccctggaggaggaggcagccccAGAGCGGCGCCGGTCCTTCTCGTTGCTCTTGCCACCCCGCTCCTCGGTGCTCAGTCCCTCCGAGTCATACAGAACCTCGCGCTTGGGGGATGAGACCGGGGCCGGCGAGGGGCCTCGGGGGTCGGACTTGTCGGGCCGGCCCACGGTGATGGTCCGCTTGATGGCGAAGAGATCATGGTCCGTGAGGTCCTGGATGGAGGGCGGCACCGCCCCCCGGCGGCGGCTGTCGCGCTCCCCGCCTAAGGAAGCAGAGCCTGAGGGTGGCGGGGCCGGCACCAGGGCTTTCTCACTGTCCCCGGACCGCTTCTCACCCCTGGACCGAGAccgcttcttcttcttcttgctgCCACCCCCTTCCCGGTGCTTGCCTCGATGCCGCTCCCTCCTCGAGGATGACGACGAGGAGGTAGCCGGGGGCGGGGAGGCCGAGCGCCGCCTCCGTCTCCGCTTCTCCCTGGAGCGCGACCTGCGGCTGCCCCCACGGCGGCGGTCGGGGCTGCGTGAGCGGCGGCGGGCAGAGCGGGACCGAGAGCGGCGGCGGGTGGACGAGGAGTTGTGGGAGCTGGGTTTGCGGTCTCGGGAGCGGTGCTTCTTGGAGTCCCAGGGTGAGGCCGGGGCCTGCGGGGCTGGCGGTGCGCCTGATGAGGACGAGGCGGCCTCCTTGGCCTCCCCACTGCGCTTGCGCTCCCTCCGCGATTTCTTGCGGGCAGGCGGGCCGGCCGGGGCAGCGGTAGTCGGGGAGGGCGAGCGCTGGCGGTAGCGCTCCCGCCGCTGGGTCAGGATCTTGCGGCGTAggtccaggccaccccagcgtgCATCAGAGGGCGGTGGTGCAGGGGCTGGTTCCCCCAGGTCCACTTGCAGGGCACCCTCCCCATCCGACTCGGCGTGCAGAGACAAGAAGTCATCTCCCTCCGGGGCTCGGGGGGCAGGCGgcggaggtgggggctgggctgtgggggTGGCTGGGGCCGTGGGAGGGGGGCGGGCAGCACGGCTGCTGGATCGAAAGAGGGACAGCGCCATCCTGGGCTCCTCCTCAGGCTGGACGATCTCACCCTCCTCAATCTCTGAGTCACCAGGTGGCAGCAAAGGGGGTGGCAGGGCAGCTCCACTGGCTGTCACCACCTCCACGGAGACCTTGCCTTCTCGACAGgcctctgcctctgtccccaCCACAAAGACTCGCCGGCGGGTGGCTCCGTCTGCCCGGGTGGAGTCCGCCTGTGGCGGAGTAACAGGGGCTACAGTTgactgtgggggttgggggtctGGGTGGGGGCTCTCATCACCTGGGAAGTCCTGGCTCAGGCTGTTGTCATCATAGATGCCTGCCAGGGTCTCAGAGATACGGCTGATGCTCTGGGACaagccttcttcctcctcctcttcctcttcctcctcctcctcttcctcctcctcctcttcttcctcttcaggaGAGGGGGTCCCCGCTGATGAGCTGGGGTTGGAGCCAGTAGGCTCAAAGGGGTCGTATTTCTGTTCCGGAGCAGGCGGTGGGGAATAGGCCTCGTCGGTGGGGTGGAAGGGGTCATAGATGTCGAACCGAGGGGCAGGGGGGGCTGGAGGAGCtggagggggtggtgggggaggaggggaaggagaggatgatgagggggaaggggaaggtgaggaggatgcagaggaaggggcagggggtggagcGGGGCCCCCGTCTCCGGTGCCCAAGGTGAGGTGGCGGGCACAGGGGGACTGAGAAGAATGAGACTGAGGAGAAACTGCAAAGGAATGGGAGACAGAGTTGTGGTCAGGTGTCCaacccctgtccctgtcccccagcAGAGGGGCCACAGGCCAGCCAGCACCCATCCACACCCTCCACGCCCCCACTTGGCATTCTGCACCTGCAGGCACTGCCCCCGGTGCTCTGTGTGTGTCAACTCAGGCTATTCCTAACTCCACACCATAGATACTGTGACCCGCGGGTcccaggaggaaactgaggcacagacagcAGGGAGGAGTCAGTGTGCAAACTTAGTGTGGCCCCCCCAGCCTGCACTCCCGTATCCTGAGATGGACGCTGACCCAAAGCCCAAGACCACCCTGACCGCTGAGGGCAGTGATGTTACCACAGAGGATGAGAGCTAGGAGAGCCGAGTTCACACCTCAGACTGCCTCTGCAGCCAAGGTTGGGCCTGCTGGGCTGGATACCACCTGTGGGAATTACTCCCCTTTATAGAGAACAGTGGGGGCCCGGAAAGCCAGGAAGGGGCAGAACTAGGGAGTCCTGGCAGCCGAACTCTTCACTGTGTGGTGAGTCCCCCCCAAGGGGCTCTGTCTGCTCAGGACTCAGACAGAGACAGCACTGACTGGTGTCAGGGACAACCAGTACTCACTCCTTCCTATGGGCCATCCTGCTTCCCTATGTCACCTTATCCGTACTCCTGAAACCCTGTCTATAAGCACAAGTCTCGGAGCCACAAGTCCTGTACCTGGGGTGGGTCTCCAGGCCAGAATGTGGACACACAGCAGAGTCCAGAGGCCCCTCTGTCAACCACATGTAACTGCAAGGACCGGCCCCAGCAAGGACGCCAGCACTGTTGCTGGACAgcagcaggcaagcccagggctgaAAGGGCAGCTCTGGAGCCCCCTTCCCATCTGGACCCCAGGCTCCAGCCCTCCCTCATGACCTGACCACGGACAAGTCACTCAACCTctgtctgcctcagtttcctcatctataaagtgggggttcgtgcattcattcaacacatttttATCCATCACCTatctgtgccaggtgctgttcaGGGTACCAGGAATAGAAtggtgaacaaaatagacaaaaatcccTGCCTTTAAGGAGCTCACATTCGAGTGGGGAGAGAAATATCAACGTGCCAAGCGTAGAGTCCACCAGCTGCTGAGGGCTCTGGAGGAAAATAAAGCAGGGGATGATGATGATGGGAGCATTCAAACCTCACAGGGATGAGGGCCACCTGAACAGCTGCACGGAAAGAGCCAGACTGCGCCTGGCATTGTAAGAAGTCAGcgcgtgcctgacctgtggtggtgcagtggataaagcgtcgacctggaaatgctgaggtcgccggttcaaaaccctgggcttgcctggtcaaggcacatatgggagatgatgcttccagctcctccccacccttctctttctctctctctctctctctcctctctctctgtctctccctctcctctctaaaaaaaaaaaaaaaaaagaataaataaaaaaaaagaactcagcgCGTGATCGCCTATGACCCTGGTTAATATCATCATGACATAAAGTATAAAACAGTATACAGACTGGAGTGGTGTGGAAGAATAAGCCATTTACCTCTTTATATAATTTCTAGATAGAATAGGCGCAAgggtgaattttctttcttttttcctaagttcttagtattttccaaatgaagacccaaaaaaaaccccacttggaatgagaaaaataaaacataacccttaaaaaacaaacaaacaaacaaaaaaacataacccTTGAAGACAACTACTAGGTTCTCTATACATCTAACATTACTTAAGGCCCAGGAGCCAAGTCCAGCCCAccatctgtttttgtaaataaagttttagtgAACCCCTGTCCCACCCGTTTGCTTACTTATCCTCTCTGGCTTCTAATTTTACTTTTGTGGCCCCTAAGAGTGTGATGGGCCCTAGGCACCATGTCCCCTGAGCTAGTAGACAAGTCAAACTGCAGCTTTAAAAAAAGGACAAGCCTCttgaggtggtggcgcagtggatagagcgtcggactgggatgtggaggacccaagttcgagaccccgaggtcgccagcttgagtgcgggctcatctagtttgagcaaagctcaccagctggagagaaggtcgctggcttgagcaaggggttacctggtctattgtagccccacggtcaaggcacatatgagaaagcaatcaatgaacaactaaggtgtcgcaacgaaaaactgatgactgatgcttcccatctctctcagttcctgtctgtctgttcctatctatccctctctctgactctctctctgtctctgttaaaaaaaaaaaaaaaagacaaaagaggctgaccaggcggtggcgcagtggatagagcgtggaactgggatgtggaggaccccggttcgagaccccgaggtcgccagcttgagcatgggctcatctggtttgagcaaaagctcaccagcttggacccaaggtcgctggctcaagcaaggggttacttggtctgctgaaggcccgcggtcaaggcacatatgagaaagcaatcaatgaacaactaaggtgtcgcaatgcgcaacgaaaaactaatgattgatgcttctcatctttccattcctgtctgtctgtccctgtctatccctctctctgactctctctctgtctctgaaaaaaaaaaaaagaaaaaagaactgtgaACTGGCTCAGAGAGTAAGCGAGCCACAGAGGCTTGTGGCTCACCTACCGCTAGATCTGCGCCTCCGTctcctctccatccctccgcAAACACATATGTGCACGCAAAAACAAAGTCTGAATCCAGGGTCTCATCAGAGTCATGGGGTCAGCAGCAAAGCTGCAGCACTAGGGAAatggttagaaatgcaaattccaggccccaccccagacttgCAGAATCAGAAACCTTGAGGGTGGGTCTGGCGACCTGTGTGCCAAGAAGTCCTAGTGATTCTGATGCccactcaagtttgagaacctctgctctaCACTTCTCACAGGCTCACAACTCACCACTGCAAGTGGGATGGGGGCAGACTTTCACTTGGGCAGGTACACATCACCGAAATCAACAACTTGGGCTTTACACACACCTAGGCTTGTGACTCAGGACCACCACTAAACAACTAAGTGCGCCACCCTGAGCAAGCGAATTCCCTCTCTCAAGCCTTTTCTCCTCTGCAAGATAGAGATGCTGAGAGTGCCCGCTCCTGGGGAGACAAGTCCCCCTGCAGTTACACTGACAGGTAGAACCCTGGACACCAAGTGCCAACTGCTCCCACATGGTAGCCATCACGTCAGTTTCTACTTTATGTAcatttgtgtgcatgtgcagtCTTCACTCAGTGTAACAGAAACAAAGACGTTAAAATCAAGATTCTGTCTAAATGACACAATCAGCACAACTTGACTTCGAACAAGAGCTGAAACACAAAGCCAAGGCCAGCCACCTGCCCTGGCCACACATACCTGTTTTGCCTGTCCTCCAGGCCCTGAGACGAGGCAGCAGGCTGGGCACCGGCAGAGGGATTGGGTCCCTGTCCCCAATGCGGACCTCAGCCACCAGCTCCAGCATGTCCTCACTTCTGCAAAAGAGAAGTGAGCGGGACATAGGGATGCTCCCAGCTCCCATGCCAAAGCCTACCCCACTCCAGATGCCCAACTACTCACTCGCCAGGCCGCAGGTCCAGGTGGCTGGGGACCCAGGTGTCGGGGGGATCCAGGATGCTCACCAACCCTGCTAGAAAGCTATCTGCAGCCATGTCCAACACCTGGAAGAGGAAGGACAGGATCCACCCTGACCCTAAGCCTGTGAGGACCCACACATACCATTTCCCCAGCTCCTAACCTTTCAAGAACCCAGACAATTGAGATCTCCAAGAAAATGCAAAGATTCAACCAACTCCCTCATCCTAACCGCTTCTAGGACTCACAGCCTGGCCCACAGACCCCACAACTCTGCCCCTGTTCAGTACCCCAGACCCAGGAGCCTGGATCACCAACCCCGCCTCCCCATCTCAGAAATCCAGGCCCAGTgcctgtctccccccaccccctccttacTCACAGCAGCCGTGTCAGTTCCCCCCGACTCCTGGGAACGGGACTCTGACCGTGGGCTCCGGCAACGCCTCCACCGAAGGCCATGACACCGAGAGCCATCTGGAGAGAGATGTGCATGGGGGGTTGGGGACAGAGGACTGGACGCAGAGAACTTGTGGGGCAGAGGAAGGTGGAGCCTGCCCTTGCTCTTGACAAGGGAACCAAGCTCCTGCCTCCTTTCCCAGCCTCCACCCACCACCTCCCAACTTGGGTCCCAGAAGGACTTCCCCAACACCTGAGGCTCTGATTCTCTCATTCATCCGTCTTCACAGCTGCCCTCAGGATGAACTCCAGACAAATCAGCTCAGCATTCGAGCCAGACTGTGACTTGATCCCCATGAATCTCTACTGCCTCCTCTTCCACTCCCATCCCACCAGACCCTAAGAACCACAGCTCGGGCCTGCGATGCACCTCTGAGCTATGCGCCTGCCGCTGGCTCTACCAGACCTTTCTTCCTATCAGACAACTAGAGACCTAATTCACCTGTTGCCCCCTCTTGGAAGCCTTCCTCGGCCCTGTCTCCTTCCCACTAGCTTAGCTGACCCTCCTACCCTCTCAGGGTACCACAGGCTACCTCTGAACTGTGACTATCTCCCCTCCACCAGACTGTGAGCCCCTCCAAGGCGGCCACGGGGGGTTTGACCCATCTTTAGCTCCCATGCCAGCACAAGGATAGCACCCAGAGACCTCAGGAAAGTATGTGAATGAAACTGGAATAAAGAATGCAGAGATGGGGCAGGGAGCTAAGAGGAACCAGAACCCATCATACCTTTATCATTCGCCAGATCCCCCTGCAGGGAACTTCCCACAGCCTGCTGAATGGCCCGCTAAGGAAAAGATGGGGGGTGAAGGGAGTGGAAAGAAAGGGCGGCAGTCAGGGGACTCGTGCAAATGGTCACAAGCTCTGCTCCTGGGAGACAGACCTTCTAGATATCCTACAACCACACTCAAACCCTTCAGAGAAGCCAAGAGTCTAggtccccagcccctcctcccactaGGGCCCCTGAGTTGAATCTGGATTCTCAcctagctcctccctcctttggCCCCAGATAGCACCCAGCCTCACCAGAATAAAGGCAGTAGGAGAAAGTGTGGGGTCTCTGTCCGGCGGACCATCGCCACAATCCTCGCCCGACTCCTCTGTCTTCCCTCGAGACTCATCTTCTTCCTCCATGGTCACCTGGTGGGTGGAGGAAGAGAGTTTGGAGTGTAGGCTGGCAGGGCCAGgggcagtggtgtgtgtgtgtgtgtgtgtgtgtatgtgtacgcATGCAAGGGGGTAAAATCAGAGAATGGTCATGAAGACCTCAAGGGCCTCCAACGTTGCCTCAATCAGCATATTCTTCAgcatccctcctctcccccatctcATCAATCCTTGGGAGTGCACCAGGTCTTATGCAGACACCAAAGGGAGTAGAGCAATGCTTCTCCCTCGTCTGGACTTCAGCTGCCTGCCCTGTCAAAGGGAGGCTTTCTCAGCCTCCCATTTCAACACTCCACTCCCCAGTTCCCACAACTTCCCCCCTACCCCACTTAAGACCTCAAAGCCCACCCTCCTGGGATCCAAGTCAATGCCAAGATTTTTCTGTTGAGCTGCGATGTCAAATAGTGCGCTCCGTAGTCTCATGTGGACACCTTTCCCAGAATGAGGTTACGAGCCAGAGAGCTTGGTGTGCCACAAACACAGTGCAGCTTCCTAAAGCATCAATTTCCCTCCACAGCGAGGGAACAAAACTATTTACATACATAACACGGAACAATGAGAGTGAATTTACAAAACCTGTATgccacttttaaaatgaaaacactaattacAGAGAGGCGCACTGTCCACCATTACGTGAGAGCATGCTGAGGTTTTGCAATGTCACAAAAACTTAGGTTGTACTTAAGTTGAAAAGTCATTCTTCAGACTGGAAATTGTCTTAATTAGGGC
The Saccopteryx bilineata isolate mSacBil1 chromosome 3, mSacBil1_pri_phased_curated, whole genome shotgun sequence DNA segment above includes these coding regions:
- the SCAF1 gene encoding splicing factor, arginine/serine-rich 19, which translates into the protein MEEEDESRGKTEESGEDCGDGPPDRDPTLSPTAFILRAIQQAVGSSLQGDLANDKDGSRCHGLRWRRCRSPRSESRSQESGGTDTAAVLDMAADSFLAGLVSILDPPDTWVPSHLDLRPGESEDMLELVAEVRIGDRDPIPLPVPSLLPRLRAWRTGKTVSPQSHSSQSPCARHLTLGTGDGGPAPPPAPSSASSSPSPSPSSSSPSPPPPPPPPAPPAPPAPRFDIYDPFHPTDEAYSPPPAPEQKYDPFEPTGSNPSSSAGTPSPEEEEEEEEEEEEEEEEEEEEEGLSQSISRISETLAGIYDDNSLSQDFPGDESPHPDPQPPQSTVAPVTPPQADSTRADGATRRRVFVVGTEAEACREGKVSVEVVTASGAALPPPLLPPGDSEIEEGEIVQPEEEPRMALSLFRSSSRAARPPPTAPATPTAQPPPPPPAPRAPEGDDFLSLHAESDGEGALQVDLGEPAPAPPPSDARWGGLDLRRKILTQRRERYRQRSPSPTTAAPAGPPARKKSRRERKRSGEAKEAASSSSGAPPAPQAPASPWDSKKHRSRDRKPSSHNSSSTRRRSRSRSARRRSRSPDRRRGGSRRSRSREKRRRRRRSASPPPATSSSSSSRRERHRGKHREGGGSKKKKKRSRSRGEKRSGDSEKALVPAPPPSGSASLGGERDSRRRGAVPPSIQDLTDHDLFAIKRTITVGRPDKSDPRGPSPAPVSSPKREVLYDSEGLSTEERGGKSNEKDRRRSGAASSSREKGSRRKALDGGERDRDRDRDRDRSSKKARPPKELVPSSGPPPKPPVSSGSGSSSSSSSSSSRKVKLQSKVAVLIREGVSSTTPAKEATSASLGSIGVKFSRDRESRSPFLKPDERAPAEVAKAAPGSTKPKKTKVKAKAGAKKAKGTKGKTKPSKTRKKIRSGGSSGGSGGPVTLKKSKADSCSQAAGTKGAEETSWSGEERAAKAPSTPPPKAAPPPPALTPDSQTVDSSCKTPEVSFLPEESTEEAGVRGGAEEEEEEEEEEEEEEEEEEQQPATTTATSTAAAAPSMAPSAGSTAGDSGAEDGPATRVSQLPTLPPPMPWNLPAGVDCTTSGVLALTALLFKMEEANLASRAKAQELIQATNQILSHRKPPSSLGVTPAPVPTSLGLPPGPSSYLLPGSLPLGGCGSTPPTPTGLAATSDKREGSSSSEGRGDTDKYLKKLHTQERAVEEVKLAIKPYYQKKDITKEEYKDILRKAVHKICHSKSGEINPVKVSNLVRAYVQRYRYFRKHGRKPGDPPGPTRPPKEPGPPDKGGPGLPLPPL